One Panicum virgatum strain AP13 chromosome 9K, P.virgatum_v5, whole genome shotgun sequence genomic region harbors:
- the LOC120650957 gene encoding flavonoid 3'-monooxygenase CYP75B3-like: MSLPLPLLLGSVAVAVAACLLLLRGRGGKQQRPLPPGPRGWPVLGNLPQLGAKPHHTLRDLARVHGPLFRLRFGSAEVVVAASAPVAARFLRAHDANFSNRPPNSGAEHVAYNYQDLVFAPYGSRWRALRKLCALHLFSARALDDLRAVREGEVALMVRELAARRGGGGGQRGVALGQVANVCATNTLARATVGRRVFAADGGEGATEFKDMVVELMQLAGVFNVGDFVPALAWLDPQGVVGRMKRLHRRYDDMMNGIIRERQAAGEGKDLLGVLLAMMRDHQPLADGEDGTINETDIKALLLNLFTAGTDTTSSTVEWALAELIRHPDVLAKAQQELDAVVGRGRLVSESDLPRLAYLAAVVKETFRLHPSTPLSLPRVAAEECEVDGYRIPRGTTLLVNVWAIARDPDAWPEPLEFRPGRFLPGGSHDGVDVKGSDFELIPFGAGRRICAGLSWGLRMVTLMTAALVHALDWHLADGMTADKLDMEEAYGLTLQRAVPLMVRPKPRLLPSAYALE, from the exons ATGTCGCTGCCCCTCCCGCTGCTGCTCGGCTCcgtggccgtcgccgtcgccgcctgcctcctcctgctccgaggccgcggcgggaaGCAGcagcgcccgctgccgccggggCCTCGGGGGTGGCCCGTGCTGGGCAACCTGCCGCAGCTCGGCGCCAAGCCGCACCACACCCTGCGCGACCTGGCGCGGGTGCACGGCCCGCTCTTCCGCCTCCGCTTCGGCAGCGCCGAGGTCGTGGTGGCCGCGTCGGCGCCCGTGGCCGCCCGCTTCCTCCGCGCCCACGACGCCAACTTCAGCAACCGGCCGCCCAACTCGGGCGCCGAGCACGTCGCCTACAACTACCAGGACCTCGTCTTCGCGCCCTACGGCTCGCGCTGGCGCGCGCTGCGCAAGCTCTGCGCGCTCCACCTCTTCTCCGCCAGGGCGCTCGACGACCTGCGCGCCGTCAGGGAGGGCGAGGTCGCGCTCATGGTCAGGGAGCTCGCGGCGCgccgcgggggaggaggaggccagcgGGGGGTGGCGCTGGGCCAGGTGGCCAACGTCTGCGCCACCAACACGCTGGCCCGGGCCACGGTGGGGCGCCGGGTCTtcgcggccgacggcggcgagggtgccACGGAGTTCAAGGACATGGTGGTCGAGCTCATGCAGCTCGCCGGCGTCTTCAACGTCGGGGACTTCGTGCCGGCGCTGGCCTGGCTCGACCCGCAGGGCGTCGTCGGCAGGATGAAGCGCCTGCACCGCCGCTACGACGACATGATGAACGGGATCATCAGGGAGAGGCAGGCCGCCGGGGAAGGCAAGGACCTGCTCGGCGTGCTCCTGGCAATGATGCGGGACCACCAGCcgctcgccgacggcgaggacggCACCATCAACGAGACCGACATCAAAGCGCTTCTCCTC AACCTGTTCACGGCTGGGACGGACACGACGTCGAGCACGGTGGAGTGGGCGCTCGCCGAGCTGATCCGGCACCCGGACGTCCTCGCCAAGGCGCAGCAGGAGCTCGACGCCGTcgtcggccgcggccgcctcgtcTCCGAGTCCGACCTCCCGCGCCTCGCCTACCTGGCGGCGGTCGTCAAGGAGACCTTCAGGCTGCACCCGTCCACGCCGCTGTCGCTGCCGCGCGTCGCCGCCGAGGAGTGCGAGGTGGACGGCTACCGCATCCCGCGGGGCACCACGCTGCTGGTGAACGTCTGGGCGATCGCCCGCGACCCGGACGCGTGGCCGGAGCCGCTGGAGTTCAGGCCCGGCCGCTTCCTCCCCGGCGGCTCGCACGACGGCGTCGACGTCAAGGGGAGCGACTTCGAGCTCATCCCGTTCGGCGCCGGCCGGAGGATCTGCGCGGGCCTCAGCTGGGGCCTGCGCATGGTCACGCTCATGACGGCCGCGCTGGTGCACGCGCTGGACTGGCACCTCGCCGACGGCATGACCGCCGACAAGCTGGACATGGAGGAGGCCTACGGGCTCACCCTGCAGCGCGCCGTGCCGCTGATGGTCCGGCCGAAGCCCAGGCTGCTACCGTCTGCCTATGCACTAGAGTAA
- the LOC120650959 gene encoding gem-associated protein 2-like — protein MAATAAATAPEGSARRRAAYARPELEALRGAPSEEAQARLWTEVRAALVAAGCSGEYDGLLAAEDEEPRSRRGSKGRKAAGGGGAGAGRKWGEEAAAAPPFSGVPDIGAWRNGDLGVSHEHCLEAGARGPVVAYGVVEEQGEDVEYEDDSDDDYEGILKPAFAVDGDPDFESGEPFDGFEYLRRVRWEARQIPRVKVAKVDLSAARKEQTPYMPEIPDIPKYSPDLRASKQWEDAFLTHFSETRLVFSEHVSSDEPSVSGGMKNYTKPVSSTEPQIDPTLTMLCNMDAVAIAATLRNYIDMIQSLDSLSRNNCLWLFALCVAVDAPLDAETCASLRSLLRKCATILATKSEMDDEVVMLNILMAISGRYFGQYEHRCE, from the exons atggcggccaccgccgccgccacggcccccGAGGGATCCGCGCGCAGGAGGGCGGCGTACGCGAGGCCGGAGCTCGAGGCGCTCAGGGGCGCCCCGTCGGAGGAGGCGCAGGCGCGGCTGTGGACCGAGGTCCGCGccgccctcgtcgccgccggctgctCCGGCGAGTACGACGGGCTCCTCGCGGCTGAAGACGAGGAGCCTAGGAGCAGGAGGGGGAGCAAGGGGAGGAAGGCAGCGGGCGGGGGAGGCGCTGGGGCCGGGAGGAAGTGGGgcgaagaggcggcggcggcgcccccgttTTCTG GTGTGCCCGATATTGGTGCGTGGAGAAACGGGGATTTGGGGGTTTCTCACGAACACTGCTTGGAGGCTGGTGCTCGTGGCCCTGTTGTGGCTTATGGAGTGGTTGAAGAGCAGGGTGAAGATGTGGAGTATGAAGATGACAGCGATGATGACTATGAGGGCATTTTGAAGCCTGCATTTGCGGTGGACGGGGACCCCGATTTCGAGTCTGGAGAGCCTTTTGACGGTTTTGAGTATCTTCGGCGTGTCAG GTGGGAGGCTAGGCAAATCCCTAGAGTGAAGGTAGCCAAGGTGGATTTGAGTGCAGCTAGAAAGGAGCAAACGCCTTATATGCCAGAAATTCCTGACATACCCAAGTACTCACCTGATTTGCGCGCATCAAAGCAATGGGAGGATGCATTTCTTACCCATTTTTCTGAGACCAGGCTG GTGTTCTCCGAGCATGTCAGCTCTGACGAACCATCTGTATCTGGTGGAATGAAAAACTACACAAAACCTGTAAGCAGCACGGAACCACAGATTGACCCAACACTGACAATGCTTTGCAACATGGATGCAGTTGCGATAGCTGCGACGCTAAGGAACTACATAGATATGATCCAGAGTTTGGACTCACTCTCAAGGAATAACTGCCTATGGCTCTTTGCACTCTGTGTAGCCGTAGATGCTCCCTTGGATGCAGAGACATGTGCCTCCCTAAGGTCCTTGCTGCGCAAGTGCGCAACCATCCTTGCCACAAAGTCAGAGATGGACGACGAGGTTGTAATGCTGAATATACTGATGGCAATATCTGGAAGGTATTTTGGACAGTATGAACATAGATGTGAGTAG